The DNA region TGCTGCCGGGCCTCCAGCACGGCCGCTACCCGGCGAAGCCCGCCGGGCAGAAGCTGGCGGTGCTGCTGCGCGGGGTGGCGGAGCAGTTCGACGTGTAGTGCCGGTGTCCGGGCCCCGGGGAGTCCGCCTCAGGGCGGCCCGGGGCCCGGACACGGTCCGGAGGGCTCACGGGGGAGCTCCGGAAGGTCCTGGGGCCGGTCCGGCCCCGCCGGGCCCTAGAAGTCCAGCGCACCCGGGCCGAGCGGGGGCACCAGCCCTTCGGCGGCGGCCCGGGTGAGCAGTGCGCGGACGGCGGCGTGGCCCTCCTCGCCGAGCTCCGCGGTGAACTCGTTCACGTACAGGGCGATGTGCTGGTCGGCGACGGCCGGGTCCATCTCCTGGGCGTGCGCCAGCACGTACTCCCGGCTGGCGGCCGGGTCGTCCCAGGCCTGCCGGACGGAGGCGCGGACCGCCTCGGTGAGCGCCCTCAGCCGCTCGCCGCCCAGGGAGCGCTTGGCGATGATCGCACCGAGCGGGATCGGCAGCCCGGTCTCCCGCTCCCAGGCCTCGCCCATGTCGGCGAGGCGGCGCAGGCCGTAGTCCCGGTAGGTGAACCGGGCCTCGTGGATGACCAGGCCGGCGTCCACCCGGCCGTCCCGGACGGCGGGCATGATCTCGTGGAACGGCAGGACGACGACCTCGCCCAGGCCCCCCGGTACCGCCGTGGCGGCCCAGAGCCGGAACAGCAGGTAGGCGGTGGACCGCTCGGAGGGGACGGCGACCGTCCTGCCGCTCAGGTCGTCGCCGGCGTCGG from Kitasatospora sp. NBC_00458 includes:
- a CDS encoding 1,4-dihydroxy-6-naphthoate synthase, with product MAERLSIAYSPCPNDTFVFHAWAHGLVPGADAPEVTFADIDVTNGLAERGELDVLKVSYAALPWVLDEYTLLPCGGALGRGCGPLVLTRPDAGDDLSGRTVAVPSERSTAYLLFRLWAATAVPGGLGEVVVLPFHEIMPAVRDGRVDAGLVIHEARFTYRDYGLRRLADMGEAWERETGLPIPLGAIIAKRSLGGERLRALTEAVRASVRQAWDDPAASREYVLAHAQEMDPAVADQHIALYVNEFTAELGEEGHAAVRALLTRAAAEGLVPPLGPGALDF